A region from the Micrococcus cohnii genome encodes:
- a CDS encoding GTPase, protein MIRGGVTSRPEPTLTARLEALTEAAELAEDRLPEASLRAARDAAVAAGERTSLSAEHTVVGFFGATGSGKSSLFNALTGRELARVAATRPTTSEPLAAVWGVGRRKDDSAAATDGTGEGGGVAALLDWLGVQDRHLLDDAPVLDQGRRGFLGLGRREGADPSGLVLLDLPDIDSIARAHREVTQRLAGHVDVLVWVVDPEKYADAVLHQQFLAGMGTHEAVTLVVLNQVDRLSVRDRDDVMASLRQMLTGHGLGQVRVLGASARTGEGLDELGAALAAAAAERTAAAQRLGADVAAHAAALEAASGEGEPAGVAETAAARLGEDLGHAGGVPAVVRAVEASYTLRSTRQTGWPPLRWLHRFRADPLRRLHLMPERPAAGRRRGDGDEHDPRVHRTSLPERTGTQTAVVDAGVRRLVDEASAGAPEPWVAAVRRAGRSRRDELPDAVDQAIAGADLKAGRGSWWWPVWNLMQWLVLLTAVVGAGWLGLLALAAYLQFRLPPAPAVEGFPIPTLLLFGGLALGLLLWLLAVPLTRLAARSRGRRARRQLLTRTEDVGRRLVIEPVEDELSRLAAFRAAIARAQGRTDRVAGSARAPRRGGRRS, encoded by the coding sequence ATGATCCGCGGCGGCGTCACATCCCGGCCCGAGCCCACGCTGACCGCCCGGCTCGAGGCGCTCACGGAGGCGGCCGAGCTAGCGGAGGACCGGCTGCCGGAGGCGAGCCTGCGCGCCGCCCGCGACGCGGCCGTCGCGGCGGGAGAGCGCACGTCCCTGTCGGCCGAGCACACGGTCGTGGGCTTCTTCGGCGCCACCGGTTCCGGCAAGTCGTCGCTGTTCAACGCACTGACCGGCCGGGAGCTGGCGCGGGTCGCCGCGACGAGGCCCACCACCTCCGAGCCGCTGGCCGCCGTCTGGGGCGTGGGACGCAGGAAGGACGACTCGGCCGCGGCCACCGACGGCACGGGCGAGGGCGGCGGCGTCGCCGCGCTGCTCGACTGGCTCGGCGTGCAGGACCGTCATCTGCTCGACGACGCCCCGGTGCTCGACCAGGGCCGGCGCGGGTTCCTCGGGCTCGGTCGTCGCGAGGGTGCCGATCCCAGCGGCCTCGTCCTGCTTGACCTGCCGGACATCGACTCGATCGCCCGGGCTCACCGTGAGGTCACGCAGCGCCTCGCCGGCCACGTCGACGTGCTCGTGTGGGTCGTCGATCCGGAGAAGTACGCCGACGCGGTCCTCCACCAGCAGTTCCTCGCCGGGATGGGCACCCACGAGGCGGTCACGCTCGTCGTGCTCAACCAGGTCGACCGTCTCTCCGTGCGTGATCGCGACGACGTCATGGCGTCGCTGCGTCAGATGCTCACGGGCCACGGCCTCGGCCAGGTCCGCGTGCTCGGCGCCTCGGCCCGCACCGGGGAGGGCCTCGACGAGCTCGGGGCCGCTCTGGCCGCGGCCGCGGCCGAGCGCACTGCCGCGGCGCAGCGCCTGGGCGCCGATGTCGCCGCCCACGCCGCCGCGCTTGAGGCCGCCTCAGGCGAGGGCGAACCGGCCGGTGTGGCCGAGACGGCCGCGGCCCGGCTGGGGGAGGACCTAGGTCACGCCGGCGGCGTCCCGGCCGTCGTGCGAGCCGTCGAGGCGTCGTACACCTTGCGCTCCACCCGGCAGACCGGCTGGCCGCCGCTGCGCTGGCTGCATCGCTTCCGCGCCGATCCGCTGCGACGCCTGCACCTGATGCCGGAGCGTCCCGCCGCGGGGCGCCGCCGCGGGGACGGGGACGAGCACGACCCGCGGGTTCACCGCACGTCCTTGCCCGAGCGCACCGGCACCCAGACGGCCGTGGTCGACGCCGGCGTGCGTCGCCTCGTGGACGAGGCGAGCGCGGGAGCGCCGGAGCCCTGGGTCGCCGCCGTGCGGCGCGCCGGGCGTTCACGACGCGATGAGCTGCCCGATGCCGTTGACCAGGCCATCGCCGGCGCGGATCTGAAGGCCGGGCGCGGCTCGTGGTGGTGGCCGGTGTGGAACCTGATGCAGTGGCTCGTGCTGCTCACGGCCGTCGTCGGAGCCGGATGGCTGGGCCTGTTGGCTCTGGCGGCATACTTGCAGTTCCGCCTGCCACCCGCTCCTGCCGTCGAAGGGTTCCCGATCCCGACGCTGCTGCTGTTCGGCGGGCTCGCGCTCGGACTGCTGCTGTGGCTTCTGGCCGTGCCCCTGACCCGGCTCGCGGCCCGCTCGCGCGGCCGGCGCGCACGTCGGCAGCTGCTGACCCGCACCGAAGACGTCGGGCGCCGCCTCGTGATCGAACCGGTCGAGGACGAGCTGTCCCGCTTGGCGGCCTTCCGCGCCGCGATCGCCCGAGCCCAGGGGAGGACGGACCGCGTCGCCGGCAGCGCCCGAGCTCCACGCCGTGGCGGCCGACGCAGCTGA
- a CDS encoding thiamine-phosphate kinase, with amino-acid sequence MSARSEATAEPWVTVGEVDEAAVVAAIDRRFRVLVRERPWPSHAVGPGDDAALVPAGQAGVLVSTDAMGEGTDFLHRWPAGVRTRGHDVGFKAAAQNLSDINAMGGRATALVSAVSVPADTTVRWLADVAGGMTAAVRALGAERCRLAGGDLGTAQRAQIVVTALGDPAAAGVLRRAARPAPHGQDGAAPDELLLVHAGTNVGWAAAGLALLLTPRADLQRRHARLPADARPGAREIARAVRGQLRPHPPLWAGPAAAGRLVCALDVSDGLGRDATRLAEANGMTAWLDRRWVAARAEELARLGRLCDADPRSWVVSGGEDYGLLGAAASLQEVPEGFSVIGRLRRGGDSGPDGHERVRAEGWDHFG; translated from the coding sequence ATGAGTGCGCGTTCCGAGGCCACGGCGGAGCCCTGGGTCACCGTCGGTGAGGTCGACGAGGCTGCCGTGGTCGCTGCCATCGACCGGCGTTTCCGCGTGCTTGTGCGCGAGCGGCCGTGGCCGTCGCACGCCGTCGGTCCGGGGGACGACGCCGCCCTCGTGCCCGCGGGCCAGGCCGGGGTGCTCGTCTCGACCGACGCCATGGGCGAGGGCACGGACTTCCTGCACCGTTGGCCCGCCGGGGTGCGCACCCGGGGCCACGACGTCGGGTTCAAGGCGGCCGCACAGAACCTCTCTGACATCAACGCCATGGGCGGCCGGGCCACCGCGCTGGTCAGCGCCGTGAGCGTCCCGGCAGACACCACGGTGCGCTGGCTCGCCGACGTGGCCGGGGGGATGACCGCTGCCGTGCGCGCCCTTGGCGCTGAGCGCTGCCGGCTCGCCGGCGGAGATCTGGGCACGGCGCAGCGTGCGCAGATCGTCGTCACCGCGCTGGGCGATCCCGCCGCCGCGGGGGTGCTGCGTCGGGCGGCCCGCCCTGCCCCCCACGGGCAGGACGGCGCCGCCCCGGATGAGCTGCTGCTCGTGCACGCCGGCACGAATGTGGGGTGGGCGGCGGCCGGACTGGCCCTGTTGCTGACTCCGCGCGCCGACCTGCAGCGACGCCATGCCCGGCTGCCGGCCGACGCCCGTCCCGGGGCGCGCGAGATCGCCCGTGCGGTGCGCGGACAGCTGCGTCCGCATCCGCCGCTGTGGGCGGGACCGGCCGCGGCGGGCCGACTGGTCTGCGCCCTCGACGTCTCCGACGGGCTGGGCCGCGACGCCACGCGCTTGGCCGAGGCCAACGGCATGACGGCCTGGCTGGATCGTCGGTGGGTGGCGGCCCGGGCCGAAGAGCTGGCCCGGCTGGGCCGGCTGTGCGACGCCGACCCGCGTTCGTGGGTGGTCAGCGGCGGCGAGGACTACGGGCTGCTGGGTGCCGCGGCATCACTGCAGGAGGTACCGGAGGGCTTCAGTGTGATTGGTCGGCTCCGCCGTGGCGGGGACTCCGGTCCGGACGGACACGAGCGCGTGCGGGCCGAGGGGTGGGACCACTTCGGCTGA
- a CDS encoding IclR family transcriptional regulator, with the protein MSPSPHAPQPADPSAVRRTPSGVGVVDKSAAILDALESGPATLAGLVEATGIARPTLHRLAGALAHHRLVGKDLHGRYVLGSRLTELASAAGEDRLTSVAGPVLLWLRDATGESAQVFRRQADSRVCVASAERPVGLRDTIPVGTRMSMKAGSAAQVLVAWEDHDRLVEGLDEAVFTPTVLAAVRRRGWAQSLAERERGVASVSAPVRGPSGRVIAAVSISGPLERLTRQPGRRHADAVVSAGARLTELLRSGED; encoded by the coding sequence ATGAGTCCCTCGCCACACGCTCCGCAGCCTGCGGACCCGTCCGCCGTGCGCCGCACGCCCAGCGGCGTCGGCGTGGTCGACAAGTCCGCCGCGATCCTCGACGCCCTCGAGTCAGGGCCGGCGACCCTCGCCGGCCTCGTCGAGGCCACGGGCATCGCACGGCCGACGCTGCATCGGCTCGCGGGCGCCCTGGCGCACCACCGCCTCGTGGGCAAGGACCTGCACGGCCGGTACGTTCTCGGCTCCCGGCTGACCGAGCTCGCCTCGGCCGCGGGCGAGGATCGACTGACCTCCGTCGCCGGACCCGTGCTGCTCTGGCTGCGCGACGCGACGGGTGAGAGCGCCCAGGTGTTCCGTCGCCAGGCGGACTCGCGCGTGTGCGTGGCCAGCGCCGAGCGGCCCGTCGGACTGCGCGACACGATCCCGGTGGGAACGCGGATGTCGATGAAGGCCGGCTCGGCCGCCCAGGTGCTGGTCGCTTGGGAGGACCACGACCGACTGGTGGAGGGTCTCGACGAAGCGGTGTTCACACCCACGGTCCTCGCGGCCGTGCGGCGCCGCGGCTGGGCGCAGTCGCTCGCCGAGCGGGAGCGGGGCGTGGCGTCGGTGTCCGCGCCGGTGCGCGGGCCCAGCGGTCGCGTGATCGCGGCGGTGTCCATCTCCGGCCCCCTCGAGCGGCTGACGCGTCAGCCCGGCCGGCGGCACGCGGACGCGGTGGTCTCGGCCGGGGCCCGCCTCACCGAGCTGCTGCGCTCGGGAGAGGACTGA
- the leuC gene encoding 3-isopropylmalate dehydratase large subunit, with protein MTLAEKVWARHVVVPGDGGAAGRGTDLLYIDLHLLHEVTSPQAFEGLRQAGRSVRRPELTIATEDHNTPTQRIDRPIEDPTSRAQIEALRRNADEFGVRLHPLGDAEQGIVHVVGPQLGLTQPGMTIVCGDSHTATHGAFGALAFGIGTSEVEHVLATQTLAITPFKTMSVTIDGTLAPGVSAKDLILAVIAKIGTGGGQGHVIEYRGEAIEALSMEGRMTVCNMSIEAGARAGMIAPDATTIEYLRGRDHTPSDHAWDEAVADWSTLATDEGAQFDTEVVLHADEIHPFVTWGTNPGQGVPLSGRVPDPERMGDDAERAAASAALDYMGLAPGTRMKDVEVDTVFMGSCTNARIEDLRVFADVVRGQRKADGVEVLVVPGSARVRLQAEDEGLAEVIRDFGAQWRFAGCSMCLGMNPDQLRPGQRCASTSNRNFEGRQGAGGRTHLVSPAVAAATAVLGRLAEPRDLDAAGRPAHHDRTAVQTGA; from the coding sequence ATGACCCTGGCGGAGAAGGTGTGGGCACGCCACGTCGTGGTGCCCGGCGACGGGGGCGCCGCCGGGCGGGGCACGGACCTGCTCTACATCGACCTGCACCTGCTGCACGAGGTCACCAGCCCGCAGGCGTTCGAGGGGCTGCGGCAGGCGGGCCGATCCGTCCGTCGGCCCGAGCTGACGATCGCCACCGAGGACCACAACACCCCGACCCAGCGCATCGATCGGCCGATCGAGGACCCGACCTCCCGAGCACAGATCGAGGCGCTGCGGCGCAACGCCGATGAGTTCGGCGTCCGGCTGCATCCGTTGGGCGACGCCGAGCAGGGCATCGTGCACGTCGTCGGTCCCCAGCTCGGTCTCACGCAGCCGGGCATGACGATCGTCTGCGGCGACTCGCACACCGCCACCCACGGCGCTTTCGGGGCGTTGGCGTTCGGCATCGGCACCTCCGAGGTCGAACACGTCCTGGCGACTCAGACGCTGGCGATCACGCCGTTCAAGACCATGTCCGTCACCATCGACGGGACCCTCGCCCCGGGCGTGAGCGCGAAGGACCTGATCCTGGCCGTCATCGCGAAGATCGGCACGGGCGGCGGCCAGGGACACGTGATCGAGTACCGCGGCGAGGCGATCGAGGCGCTCTCCATGGAGGGGCGCATGACCGTGTGCAACATGTCGATCGAGGCCGGAGCCCGCGCCGGGATGATCGCACCGGATGCGACCACGATCGAGTATCTGCGCGGGCGTGATCACACGCCGAGTGATCACGCGTGGGACGAGGCCGTCGCCGACTGGTCGACACTCGCCACGGACGAGGGCGCGCAGTTCGACACCGAGGTCGTCCTGCACGCCGACGAGATCCACCCGTTCGTCACCTGGGGCACCAACCCGGGCCAGGGAGTGCCGCTGAGCGGACGGGTCCCCGATCCGGAGCGCATGGGCGACGACGCTGAGCGGGCAGCGGCCAGCGCGGCCCTGGACTACATGGGCCTGGCCCCCGGCACGCGGATGAAGGACGTCGAGGTGGACACCGTCTTCATGGGTTCCTGCACGAACGCCCGGATCGAGGACCTGCGTGTGTTCGCCGACGTCGTGCGGGGCCAACGCAAGGCCGATGGCGTGGAGGTGCTCGTCGTCCCCGGATCCGCCCGCGTCCGGCTGCAGGCCGAGGACGAGGGGCTGGCGGAGGTGATCCGGGACTTCGGTGCGCAGTGGCGGTTCGCCGGCTGCTCGATGTGCCTGGGGATGAACCCCGATCAACTGCGACCCGGCCAACGCTGCGCCTCCACCTCCAACCGCAACTTCGAGGGGCGGCAGGGTGCGGGAGGCCGCACCCATCTGGTGTCGCCGGCCGTCGCCGCGGCGACCGCGGTGCTCGGTCGGCTGGCCGAGCCGAGGGACCTCGACGCCGCCGGGAGGCCGGCGCACCACGACCGCACCGCCGTGCAGACGGGAGCCTGA
- the leuD gene encoding 3-isopropylmalate dehydratase small subunit, which yields MEKFTTHTGIGVPLPASNVDTDQIIPAQFLKRITRTGFDDALFARWREDEDFVLNIEPYSCGSVLVAGPDFGTGSSREHAVWALRDYGFRAVLSARFADIFRSNAGKQGLVAAQLSPEDITRIMTMLTESPGTEVTVDLEAQTVACEGVEAPFQIDPDTRARILQGQDEIAVTLAQQEAIVRFERGRPAWLPHTLPR from the coding sequence ATGGAGAAGTTCACGACGCATACCGGGATCGGCGTGCCCCTGCCCGCATCGAACGTCGACACCGACCAGATCATCCCCGCCCAGTTCCTGAAGCGGATCACCCGCACGGGCTTCGACGACGCGCTGTTCGCCCGCTGGCGTGAGGACGAGGACTTCGTGCTCAACATCGAGCCCTACTCCTGCGGTTCGGTGCTGGTCGCCGGCCCTGACTTCGGCACCGGCTCCTCCCGCGAGCACGCCGTCTGGGCGCTCAGGGACTACGGGTTCCGCGCCGTGCTGTCCGCCCGGTTCGCGGACATCTTCCGCTCCAACGCCGGCAAGCAGGGGCTGGTCGCCGCGCAGCTGAGCCCGGAGGACATCACTCGGATCATGACCATGCTCACCGAGTCTCCCGGCACCGAGGTGACCGTTGACCTCGAGGCTCAGACCGTGGCGTGCGAGGGCGTTGAGGCGCCCTTCCAGATCGACCCCGACACCCGAGCGAGGATCCTGCAGGGCCAGGACGAGATCGCCGTGACCCTCGCGCAGCAGGAGGCGATCGTTCGGTTCGAACGCGGACGTCCGGCGTGGCTGCCGCACACTCTGCCGCGTTGA
- the murA gene encoding UDP-N-acetylglucosamine 1-carboxyvinyltransferase translates to MAKLLTIQGGKPLTGEVTVRGAKNLVPKAMVAALLGDSPSTLRNIPEIKDVDVVSSLLEIHGVTVSWDKQNGSITMDPAGVKQAKSAEIDAHAGDSRIPILFCGPLMHAIGEAFIPDLGGCKIGDRPIDYHLSVLRNFGAVVDKRPGGISISAPKGLRGAKLELPYPSVGATEQVLLTAVKAEGITELKGAAVEPEIHDLIHVLQKMGAIITVQTDRTIRIEGVSTLRGYNHVALTDRNESASWASAALATGGDIMVRGAAQRDLTAFLNTYRKIGGEFEVTDDGIRFWHAGGELKPLVLETDVHPGFMTDWQQPLVVALTRAAGVSIVHETVYENRFGFTDALVRMGASIQLHRECLGSVPCRFGQRNFLHSAVISGPTTLSGADFDIPDLRGGFSHLIAALAARGTSHATGLEIINRGYEHFMDKLQGLGADVELTDDA, encoded by the coding sequence ATGGCCAAACTGCTGACGATCCAGGGCGGCAAGCCGCTGACCGGTGAGGTCACCGTCCGCGGTGCGAAGAACCTCGTGCCGAAGGCGATGGTCGCCGCTCTGCTGGGTGATTCGCCCTCGACGCTGCGGAACATCCCGGAGATCAAGGACGTGGATGTGGTGAGCTCGCTGCTCGAGATCCACGGCGTGACCGTGTCCTGGGACAAGCAGAACGGCTCGATCACCATGGACCCCGCCGGCGTGAAGCAGGCCAAGTCCGCCGAGATCGACGCGCACGCCGGCGACTCGCGCATTCCGATCCTGTTCTGCGGACCCCTGATGCACGCGATCGGCGAGGCGTTCATCCCGGACCTGGGCGGTTGCAAGATCGGAGATCGTCCGATCGACTATCACCTGTCCGTGCTGCGCAATTTCGGCGCTGTTGTGGACAAGCGCCCCGGCGGCATCTCGATCTCCGCGCCGAAGGGTCTGCGCGGCGCCAAGCTCGAGTTGCCTTATCCGTCGGTCGGAGCGACTGAGCAGGTGCTGCTCACGGCGGTGAAGGCCGAGGGCATCACCGAGCTCAAGGGCGCGGCCGTCGAACCGGAGATTCATGACCTGATCCATGTGCTGCAGAAGATGGGCGCCATCATCACGGTGCAGACCGACCGCACCATCCGGATCGAAGGCGTGTCGACACTGCGCGGGTACAACCACGTGGCCCTGACCGACCGCAATGAGTCGGCCTCCTGGGCCTCGGCGGCGCTGGCCACCGGCGGCGACATCATGGTCCGGGGCGCCGCGCAGCGGGACCTCACCGCCTTCCTGAACACGTACCGCAAAATCGGCGGCGAGTTCGAAGTCACCGACGACGGCATCCGCTTCTGGCACGCCGGCGGTGAACTGAAGCCGCTGGTGCTGGAGACCGATGTGCACCCGGGCTTCATGACCGACTGGCAGCAGCCGCTCGTCGTCGCGCTGACCCGGGCCGCCGGCGTCTCGATCGTCCACGAGACCGTGTACGAAAACCGTTTCGGGTTCACGGACGCCCTGGTGCGCATGGGCGCTTCGATCCAGTTGCATCGCGAGTGCCTGGGGTCCGTGCCGTGCCGCTTCGGGCAGCGCAACTTCCTGCACTCGGCCGTCATCTCCGGTCCGACGACGCTGTCCGGGGCCGACTTCGATATCCCGGATCTGCGCGGCGGCTTCTCCCACCTCATCGCGGCGCTCGCCGCGCGGGGCACGTCGCACGCGACCGGGCTGGAGATCATCAACCGTGGTTACGAGCACTTCATGGACAAGCTCCAGGGTCTCGGCGCCGATGTCGAACTGACCGACGACGCCTGA
- a CDS encoding lysophospholipid acyltransferase family protein — MRAAPATAEDGVLPAAGADTPTTPSAPASARPALSTRLGFMAAAVIVRPAMRLLVRQRWEHVERIPRSGAILAVNHISEIDPVSIAHMVYNRGMLPTFLAKSELWDVPVLGTVLDVLGMVPVQRVGDGGRSLEAARGVLDRGGAVIVYPEGTVTRDPDGWPMAGRSGAVRLALQTGAPLVPVGQWGIHQLLPYRARRLAVWPRKTARVLVGHPVDLSDLRQSAGTASALREGTDRMMEAITDLVGHLRGQRPPERRFDPRGRGAAEVRA, encoded by the coding sequence ATGCGAGCCGCGCCCGCCACCGCCGAGGACGGCGTCCTCCCCGCCGCCGGGGCGGACACCCCGACGACGCCGTCGGCACCCGCCAGCGCGCGCCCCGCCCTGTCGACCCGGCTGGGCTTCATGGCGGCGGCCGTGATCGTGCGTCCGGCCATGCGCCTGCTGGTGCGCCAGCGCTGGGAGCACGTCGAACGCATCCCACGTTCCGGCGCCATCCTTGCGGTGAACCACATCTCGGAGATCGACCCGGTCTCGATCGCCCACATGGTCTACAACCGGGGCATGCTGCCGACGTTCCTCGCGAAATCCGAGCTGTGGGACGTGCCCGTGCTGGGCACGGTCCTCGATGTGCTGGGCATGGTGCCGGTGCAGCGAGTGGGCGACGGCGGCCGTTCGCTCGAGGCTGCCCGAGGCGTCCTCGACCGCGGCGGCGCCGTCATCGTCTACCCCGAGGGCACCGTGACCCGCGATCCCGACGGGTGGCCGATGGCGGGCCGCTCGGGGGCGGTGCGACTGGCCTTGCAGACCGGCGCTCCGCTCGTGCCGGTGGGGCAGTGGGGCATTCACCAGCTGCTTCCCTACCGGGCCCGTCGGCTCGCGGTGTGGCCGCGTAAGACCGCGCGCGTGCTCGTCGGGCATCCGGTCGATTTGTCGGACCTGCGGCAGTCTGCCGGCACGGCCTCAGCGCTGCGCGAGGGCACCGACCGCATGATGGAGGCCATCACCGACCTGGTCGGCCACCTGCGCGGCCAGAGGCCTCCCGAGCGGCGGTTCGACCCCCGCGGTCGCGGCGCGGCGGAGGTGCGCGCATGA
- a CDS encoding NAD(P)H-dependent glycerol-3-phosphate dehydrogenase, whose amino-acid sequence MSRAERVAVLGAGSWGTAFATVLGQSTAPVGARAEQIVLWSRRPEVAESVTTRHENPEYLPDVELPSHVSATTSLEEAVRESGVVVVAVPAQTVRATLARVRDHLAPDAVVVSLVKGLERETDARMSEVCAGELDLAEDRFAVVSGPNLALEIARGEPTATVVASRSNATAERVAALMAGRTFRPYTNHDVVGVEVGGVVKNVIALAVGICDGQGLGDNSKASVITRGLAETTRLAIALGGEAETMAGLAGLGDLVATCASPLSRNRSAGRLIGTGLTVDEAVAAMKQTAEGIKSVSAVVHLARQHGVEMPICEAINAVVNGELEVSTLAELLLSRNLKSEGRRA is encoded by the coding sequence ATGAGCCGGGCGGAGCGCGTCGCGGTGCTCGGCGCTGGCAGCTGGGGCACCGCGTTCGCCACTGTGCTGGGGCAGAGCACGGCGCCTGTCGGCGCGCGCGCCGAGCAGATTGTGCTGTGGTCCCGTCGTCCCGAGGTGGCCGAGTCCGTCACCACGCGGCACGAGAACCCCGAGTATCTGCCTGACGTCGAGCTGCCGTCTCACGTTAGCGCCACGACCTCTCTCGAGGAGGCGGTACGCGAGAGCGGTGTGGTCGTGGTCGCGGTCCCCGCGCAGACGGTGCGCGCCACGCTCGCACGGGTGCGTGATCACCTGGCCCCCGACGCGGTCGTGGTCTCGCTCGTCAAGGGCCTCGAGAGAGAGACGGACGCACGCATGTCCGAGGTCTGCGCCGGCGAGCTGGACCTGGCCGAGGACCGGTTCGCCGTCGTCTCCGGACCCAATCTCGCCCTCGAGATCGCGCGGGGCGAACCCACCGCCACGGTTGTCGCCTCCCGATCGAACGCGACGGCCGAGCGGGTCGCCGCGCTCATGGCCGGACGCACGTTCCGCCCGTACACGAACCACGACGTCGTCGGCGTGGAGGTCGGCGGCGTGGTCAAGAACGTCATCGCCCTGGCGGTGGGGATCTGTGACGGCCAGGGGCTCGGGGACAACTCGAAGGCCTCCGTGATCACCCGCGGACTGGCCGAGACCACCCGTCTGGCCATCGCCCTGGGCGGCGAAGCCGAGACGATGGCGGGCCTGGCGGGACTGGGGGACCTGGTGGCGACGTGCGCGTCACCGCTGTCCCGCAACCGCAGCGCCGGCCGTCTGATCGGCACCGGGCTCACCGTCGACGAGGCCGTGGCCGCCATGAAACAGACGGCGGAGGGCATCAAGTCCGTCTCCGCCGTCGTCCACCTCGCACGGCAGCACGGAGTCGAGATGCCCATCTGCGAGGCCATCAACGCCGTGGTCAACGGCGAGCTCGAGGTGTCGACGCTCGCCGAGCTGCTGCTCTCACGCAATCTGAAATCGGAAGGACGCCGCGCATGA
- a CDS encoding D-alanine--D-alanine ligase family protein — protein MSETGPHPTAATGAAERPRVLLLFGGRSSEHSVSCVTAAGVLNAVDDSRWDVVPVGVAPSGLWSAEPMDIASWDLRSSPAPEVPEPERPVNLRATAEGRTELVDVDGCSLGHIDVVFPLLHGPFGEDGTMQGHFETLDLPAVGCGVLASAVGMDKHFMKVAFQAAGLEVGPWELITDRQWRRDPDHALRRAARLEFPVFVKPARAGSSFGISRVQDPADLRAAIEHARRFDPRVVVEAGILGREIECAVLDGHGTDEPRASLPGEIVVVEQAGGHQFYDFEAKYQQQGAAELSCPAELEEPAQQQLRELAVRAFEAVDGAGLGRCDFFYTPDGRWIVNEINTMPGFTPISMYPALWERSGIGYAQLVDELITLAIERGPGLH, from the coding sequence ATGAGCGAGACCGGCCCCCACCCCACCGCCGCGACCGGCGCCGCCGAGCGTCCGCGCGTCCTGCTGCTCTTCGGCGGCCGCTCGAGCGAGCACTCCGTCAGCTGCGTGACCGCCGCCGGCGTGCTCAACGCCGTCGACGACTCCCGCTGGGACGTCGTTCCGGTCGGAGTCGCTCCGTCGGGGCTCTGGTCCGCCGAGCCGATGGACATCGCCTCATGGGACCTGCGTTCGTCGCCGGCGCCGGAGGTCCCCGAGCCGGAGCGGCCCGTGAACCTGCGGGCCACGGCGGAGGGGCGGACCGAGCTGGTCGACGTCGATGGCTGCTCCCTCGGGCACATCGACGTCGTCTTCCCCCTGTTGCACGGGCCCTTCGGTGAGGACGGCACGATGCAGGGGCACTTCGAGACCCTGGACCTGCCCGCGGTCGGCTGCGGCGTGCTGGCCTCGGCCGTCGGCATGGACAAGCACTTCATGAAGGTGGCGTTTCAGGCAGCCGGGCTCGAGGTGGGCCCGTGGGAGCTGATCACGGACCGGCAGTGGCGGCGCGACCCCGACCACGCCCTGCGCCGGGCGGCGCGGCTCGAGTTCCCCGTGTTCGTCAAGCCCGCGCGGGCCGGTTCGTCCTTCGGGATCAGCCGCGTCCAGGACCCGGCCGATCTGCGCGCCGCCATCGAGCATGCCCGTCGTTTCGACCCGCGGGTCGTGGTCGAGGCGGGGATCCTGGGACGAGAGATCGAGTGCGCCGTGCTCGACGGTCACGGCACGGATGAGCCTCGGGCGTCGTTGCCCGGCGAGATCGTCGTCGTGGAGCAGGCCGGTGGACACCAGTTCTACGACTTCGAGGCGAAGTACCAGCAGCAGGGGGCCGCGGAGCTCTCCTGCCCGGCCGAGCTCGAGGAACCGGCCCAGCAGCAGCTGCGCGAACTCGCCGTGCGGGCCTTCGAGGCCGTCGACGGCGCCGGACTGGGGCGCTGCGACTTCTTCTACACGCCTGACGGGCGCTGGATCGTCAACGAGATCAACACGATGCCCGGTTTCACCCCGATCAGCATGTATCCGGCGCTCTGGGAGCGCAGCGGCATCGGCTACGCCCAGCTGGTCGACGAGCTGATCACCCTGGCGATCGAACGGGGACCGGGCCTGCACTGA
- a CDS encoding DUF3515 family protein, which produces MFPPDRRRTALTLILSATALAASGCSGRVATVEAAPHANDPVCASAMVAMPEELGGEPLRPTDSQATAVWGDPAAVVLRCGVEPPAPTTDRCVTAEGVDWVVKDEDANWRITTYGRDPAVEVLFDKSRATSDAVMVGLGGAVSQIPAERGCVNLEDAEPVR; this is translated from the coding sequence GTGTTTCCTCCTGACCGCCGCCGCACCGCCCTCACCCTGATCTTGTCCGCGACCGCGCTGGCCGCGTCCGGCTGCTCGGGGCGCGTCGCGACCGTCGAGGCCGCGCCGCACGCGAACGACCCGGTCTGCGCCTCCGCCATGGTGGCGATGCCCGAGGAGCTCGGCGGCGAGCCGTTGCGGCCGACCGACAGCCAAGCCACCGCGGTCTGGGGCGATCCGGCCGCCGTCGTGCTGCGCTGCGGCGTCGAGCCGCCCGCGCCGACGACCGATCGGTGCGTCACCGCGGAGGGCGTGGATTGGGTGGTCAAGGACGAGGACGCGAACTGGCGGATCACCACCTACGGGCGGGACCCGGCCGTCGAGGTGCTCTTCGACAAGTCACGGGCCACCTCGGACGCGGTCATGGTCGGCCTCGGCGGGGCCGTCTCCCAGATCCCGGCCGAACGCGGCTGCGTGAACCTCGAGGACGCCGAGCCGGTCCGCTGA